Below is a genomic region from Tepidiforma bonchosmolovskayae.
CGAAGCCGACCCGGTGCACGAGGCGCCGCCCCCCGGCCGCTAACCGGACTGGCTCCCCGGCCACCCGGCAGCCTATACCACCCATACTCGCCGTCTATGGCAGAATAGGCACCCGGCGCGTCGGCGGGAGCAGCGCGCCGCATCTCCCTGCCCCTGGAGGCCTGTATGAAGCCGTGGGTGGTCGGCACCCGGCCGAGCAAGCGGTACCCGCTCTGGACGCGTGCGAACGTGGGCGAGGTCTTCCCCGACCCGGTCGCGCCGCTCTCCTTCTCGCTCCTGATGGAGAAGGACACCGAGGGCGCCTGGCGCGATGCGCTGGTGCGTATGGGTGCCTTCACCTATGACGAGTTCGACCCCGACAACATGGAGACGCTCGGGATCTTCGGCTCGTACTGCTACCTGAACGCACAGGTCACGCGTATCCTCGGGGAGCGCGCACCGGGCCTCTCGGCGCAGGCGATGGACGACCTCTTCTACGGCGCCCAGCCCGGCATCCCGCCGTACGAACCTGCCCCGGGCGACCACAACGAAGAGCGCACCGCGGCGCTTGCGAAGACGTTCGAGTGGGCGATGACGGTCCAGCACCTGGAGCGCCCCGCCCTCGACGCGAAGCGGGTCGCCGGGCTGCGGGCTGCCCGCCCCGAGCTGGAGAACCTCTCGAACGAGGCGCTCTGGGCTTACGGCAAGGGGATCGCGCTCGCCAACCACCGGCGACTCTTCTCCGAGCACATCTTCACCACCTTCATCTCGACCGTGCCCGTGGGCGCCGTGACGCAGATCTGCGCGGCGGTGGGCCGGCCCGCCGATGCCCTCCGCGTCATCCAGGGCGTGGGCGACGTGGAATCGGCCGCGCCCTCGCTCGCCATGTGGAAGCTCGGCCGGATGATCGCCGCCGACCGCGAGCTGACGGCCGCCTTCGACGCCGGCGTCGAGGGGGTGCTCGACCGGATTCGCGGCCTGGGCGAGAACGGCCAGCGCTTCCTCGAGGCCTTCGATGCCTTCCTCTACGACTACGGCTGCCGCGGCCCGAACGAATGGGAGAGCC
It encodes:
- a CDS encoding PEP-utilizing enzyme yields the protein MKPWVVGTRPSKRYPLWTRANVGEVFPDPVAPLSFSLLMEKDTEGAWRDALVRMGAFTYDEFDPDNMETLGIFGSYCYLNAQVTRILGERAPGLSAQAMDDLFYGAQPGIPPYEPAPGDHNEERTAALAKTFEWAMTVQHLERPALDAKRVAGLRAARPELENLSNEALWAYGKGIALANHRRLFSEHIFTTFISTVPVGAVTQICAAVGRPADALRVIQGVGDVESAAPSLAMWKLGRMIAADRELTAAFDAGVEGVLDRIRGLGENGQRFLEAFDAFLYDYGCRGPNEWESRCHTWETKPELALAAIDRMRFAPESASPEARQKELAAERERVTQEIAAMLAGDPQNQGLFLAAANAARVFQAGRERTKTNNIRMIHEVRMALHTIGRRMVAAGHLDDVGDYAFLLAEEFDDWLQNPAKYASTIRERKALYEEYASRQEPFAFWGEIPDPETWPKKADVAIEPVKPGEVLQGFQGCAGKATGRARVVLDPLDPRGLEPGDILVAPITDPSWTPLFVPAAAVVVDVGAAQSHAMIVSRELGIPCVPSVTNATKRIPDGATITVDGDAGTVTVVALP